The window CGGCACCCAGATTCGCACCCAGATCGAGAAGCGGTACGGCACCGACTTCGACCGGCCGGTGGCCAGGATGCGCGACCTGGTCGGAGCGTTGCGGGCGATCTTCCACACGTGGAGCACCGGTGACCGACTGGCCTACCGCGGCGAGTTCTACCGGCACACGCTGATGACGCCGACGTTCACCCCCAGGGCACCGTTCGACCCGATCCCCATCTATGTCGGTGCGCTGGGGCCGAGGCTGACACGGATGACCGCCGAGGTCGCCGACGGGCTGCTGGTGATGCCGTTCGGGTCCAGACGGTTCCTCACCGAGGTCACGATGCCGAACGTGGCGGAGGGGCTTGCGGCGGCGGGACGCACCCGCGCCGACCTCGCGGTGGTCCCGGAGATCATCGTCTCGGTCGCCGACCAGGATCCCGACCACATGTCGGCGCGGCGGCTGCTGGCGTTCTACGGGTCGACTCCCGCCTACCGCCCGGTGCTGGAGGTGCACGGGTGGGGCGACCTGCAACCCGAGCTCAACGCGCTGTCCAAGCAGGGCCGGTGGGAGGACATGGGACGGCTGATCGACGACGACGTCCTGCACACCATCGCCGCGTGCGGCACCCCGGCCGACGTCGCCAAACACATCAGGGACCGGGTCGACGGCGTCTCCGACCGCATCTGCCTCTACCAACCAGGACCGATCGCGGTGAACTCGTTGGCCGAGATCGTCGACGCGCTGCGGGGCTGAGTCTAGGGTGGTACGTACGCGGACCAAAGGAGGTTGCGGGTGGACCAGCTCTATCCGGAGACGGAATCGACCGACGTACTGATCGTCGGCGCAGGCATCTCCGGGATCGGGGCCGCCTATCGCATCCAGGAACGCAACCCGCAGCTGACCTACACCGTGCTGGAGCGACGCTCGCGCATCGGCGGTACCTGGGATCTGCACCGGTATCCCGGTATCCGCTCCGACAGCGACATCTTCACGCTGTCGTTCCCGTGGGAACCGTGGGACCGGCCCGAGAACGTCGCCGACGGCGAGGACATCCGCCAGTACCTCGTCGACGCCGCGCGTAAGCACGGCATCGACCGGCACATCCACTTCGACACCCGCGTCCTGTCGGCGGACTGGGACTCGACGGCCGACGTGTGGACCGTGCGGACCGAGTGCAATGGTGTGCCCCGCACCTACCGGACGCGCTTCCTGTTCTTCGGCACCGGTTACTACGACTACGACAACCCGTACCGGCCCGAGTTCCCGGGTCTGGAATCGTTCGAGGGTCCGGTGGTCCACCCTCAGCACTGGCCCGAGGACCTCGACTGCACCGGTAAGAAGGTGGCGGTCATCGGCAGTGGCGCCACGGCGATCAGCATGATCCCCGCGCTGGCCGAGAGCGCCGAGCGCGTGACGATGGTGCAACGCTCGCCGACGTATCTGCTGTCGGGACAACGGATCAACCCCGTGGTGAACCTGCTGCGCAAAGTGCCTCCGCGCAAACTCGGCTACCGCCTGGCGTGGCTCTACAACGTCCTGTTCATCGTGGCCGTGTACGGGGTGGCGCGCAAGGCGCCGCGGATCTCCCGCCGGCTCATCCGTGCGGTCGCCAAACACTATCTGCCCGAAGGCTATCCGGTGGATACGCACTTCAAGCCCCGGTACGACCCGTGGGACCAGCGCCTGTGCCTGATCTTGTCCGGCGACTTCTACGACGCGATCGCCCGTGGCCGCGCCGAGGTGGTCACCGACGAGATCGACCACATCGACGCGCACGGACTGGTCCTCAAGTCAGGCAGGCGGATCGACGCCGATGTGCTGGTGACAGCCACCGGGTTGCAACTGCAGGCGCTGGGCGGCATCGAGATCAGCATCGACGGCACAGAGGTCAAGCCGGCCGACCGGTTCGTCTACAAGGAGCACCTGCTCGAAGACGTGCCGAACCTGGCCTGGTGCGTCGGCTACATCAACGCCTCGTGGACGCTGCGGGCCGACCT is drawn from Mycolicibacterium gilvum and contains these coding sequences:
- a CDS encoding TIGR03617 family F420-dependent LLM class oxidoreductase; its protein translation is MTALFGPIDAVERARALREAGAAGVFTFEGPHDVFTPLTLASTVGGLDLMTNVAIAFPRNPIHLAHQAVDHQLLSGGRFTLGLGTQIRTQIEKRYGTDFDRPVARMRDLVGALRAIFHTWSTGDRLAYRGEFYRHTLMTPTFTPRAPFDPIPIYVGALGPRLTRMTAEVADGLLVMPFGSRRFLTEVTMPNVAEGLAAAGRTRADLAVVPEIIVSVADQDPDHMSARRLLAFYGSTPAYRPVLEVHGWGDLQPELNALSKQGRWEDMGRLIDDDVLHTIAACGTPADVAKHIRDRVDGVSDRICLYQPGPIAVNSLAEIVDALRG
- a CDS encoding flavin-containing monooxygenase, with product MDQLYPETESTDVLIVGAGISGIGAAYRIQERNPQLTYTVLERRSRIGGTWDLHRYPGIRSDSDIFTLSFPWEPWDRPENVADGEDIRQYLVDAARKHGIDRHIHFDTRVLSADWDSTADVWTVRTECNGVPRTYRTRFLFFGTGYYDYDNPYRPEFPGLESFEGPVVHPQHWPEDLDCTGKKVAVIGSGATAISMIPALAESAERVTMVQRSPTYLLSGQRINPVVNLLRKVPPRKLGYRLAWLYNVLFIVAVYGVARKAPRISRRLIRAVAKHYLPEGYPVDTHFKPRYDPWDQRLCLILSGDFYDAIARGRAEVVTDEIDHIDAHGLVLKSGRRIDADVLVTATGLQLQALGGIEISIDGTEVKPADRFVYKEHLLEDVPNLAWCVGYINASWTLRADLTARAVAKLLAHMDSHGYTHAYPHLGGVPMEEKPAWNINAGYVHRAPHVLPKSGTHRPWNVRHNYVLDAVDQRFDRIDESMVFGRVSPKLHSSSEMSSEDLLERNFGA